Proteins from a genomic interval of Musa acuminata AAA Group cultivar baxijiao chromosome BXJ1-9, Cavendish_Baxijiao_AAA, whole genome shotgun sequence:
- the LOC103997475 gene encoding uncharacterized protein LOC103997475 produces the protein MFLHSLLMQEQKQPQQRKPWYGRVMEVIILWKSATRSPTARPSTGTAADSSKQKLGRCSSLKVASSFTRVCLCAPMSSYNEVFRADAPSRRSYSCPRSKSPPERWMASTRGSAEGRRVFRGKSLTDNKLMRRFVVEEEAMMQLRRRNQMEFMRKRNATRRKRIGPSPLSRMVMAEEE, from the exons ATGTTTCTCCACTCCCTGTTGATGCAAGAGCAGAAGCAGCCACAACAGAG AAAGCCATGGTATGGAAGGGTGATGGAGGTCATAATTCTCTGGAAGTCTGCAACAAGATCTCCAACAGCAAGGCCTAGTACCGGAACTGCTGCCGACTCCAGCAAGCAGAAGCTGGGAAGATGCAGCTCTCTGAAGGTAGCCTCTTCGTTCACCCGAGTCTGCCTCTGTGCTCCCATGTCTTCCTACAACGAGGTGTTTCGAGCCGATGCGCCGTCGCGGAGAAGCTACAGTTGCCCGAGGTCGAAGTCACCGCCGGAGCGATGGATGGCGAGCACGCGAGGGTCCGCCGAGGGCCGAAGAGTGTTCAGGGGGAAGTCTTTGACGGATAACAAGCTGATGCGGAGGttcgtggtggaggaggaggcgatGATGCAGCTGAGGAGGAGGAACCAGATGGAGTTCATGAGGAAGAGGAATGccacgaggaggaagaggatcggGCCGAGTCCTCTCAGCAGGATGGTGATGGCCGAGGAAGAGTAG
- the LOC135582441 gene encoding uncharacterized protein LOC135582441 isoform X1, whose translation MMSDDGEDTGWMCGRAGMVNLHRVSSIVREIGEPCRYHSSAKFLMKQRNKMLKPEKWQSNFASDGKIIGFQKALKLIVVGGVDASIRAEVWEFLLGCYALSSTAECRRQLRMARRERYADLIKQCQMMHSSIGTGNLAYVVGSRVMDVRTLSKDNVNGKAVTTSEYASHDAADKLDPYTDMDIDTTYLYQKKSSDNSTDLASARMSTDSAAFNYGSRNSESEINEPQYDSESLFDFPPLPVTNLFQKNGDDKRESKKHGNGTSVSEGTASKVQRMYSFQINNNVDPTTESDFPSASNNVSYFNSDSQKCVEGTKEKMLEKDVVNGLRISDIPEAAMVDKTTANGLVTKEDRVSEWLWTLHRIVVDVVRTDSHLEFYGDSKNMARMSDILAVYAWVDPATGYCQGMSDLLSPFVVLYEDNADAFWCFEMLLRRMRENFQMEGPTGVMKQLQTLWKILELIDAEIFGHLRLIGAESLHFAFRMLLVLFRRELSFDEALRMWEMMWAADFDESLCQQLEKICLKPLFVQLRESSRGQMRSDETECSKKKLKARSRCSSGESFAQYSNGARPISVRSFCGLSSANCWAENDQLQPCSMSVSTRNNSDGLPVFCVAAILIINRQKIMRETHSIDDVIKMFNDNKLKINVKRCIRMAIKVRKKYFYKLIKKTSSGRLEQ comes from the exons ATGATGTCTGATGACGGAGAGGATACAGGATGGATGTGTGGCAGGGCTGGTATGGTGAACCTTCACCGAGTTAGCTCTATAGTAAGAGAGATTGGAGAACCATGCCGGTATCACTCGTCTGCCAAG TTTCTTATGAAGCAGAGAAATAAAATGCTCAAGCCAGAAAAGTGGCAATCAAATTTTGCCAGCGATGGGAAGATTATAGGTTTTCAAAAAGCACTTAAATTGATTGTCGTAGGG GGTGTAGATGCATCAATAAGGGCAGAAGTCTGGGAATTTCTACTTGGTTGTTATGCTTTGAGCAGTACTGCTGAATGTCGGAGGCAATTAAGGATGGCCCGAAG GGAACGCTATGCAGATTTAATCAAGCAATGCCAAATGATGCACTCAAGCATTGGTACTGGTAACCTTGCCTATGTTGTTGGGTCCAGAGTCATGGATGTAAGGACTCTATCTAAAGATAATGTTAATGGGAAAGCAGTGACTACAAGTGAGTATGCTTCTCATGATGCTGCTGATAAGCTGGATCCATATACTGATATGGATATTGATACAACATATTTGTATCAAAAGAAGAGCTCTGATAATTCAACTGATTTAGCCAGCGCCAGGATGAGCACTGATAGCGCTGCTTTTAATTATGGTTCAAGAAACTCAGAGAGTGAAATTAATGAACCACAGTATGACAGCGAGAGTCTTTTTGATTTTCCTCCGCTTCCTGTAACTAATTTATTTCAGAAAAATGGTGATGATAAGAGAGAAAGTAAGAAGCATGGTAATGGTACTTCTGTTTCTGAAGGTACAGCGTCGAAGGTTCAACGCATGTATAGCTTCCAAATTAACAACAATGTGGATCCGACTACAGAATCAGATTTTCCGTCTGCAAGCAACAATGTTTCTTACTTCAATTCAGATTCTCAAAAGTGTGTTGAAGGGACAAAAGAAAAGATGTTAGAAAAGGATGTTGTCAATGGGTTGCGGATATCAGACATTCCAGAGGCAGCTATGGTAGACAAGACAACGGCAAATGGATTGGTCACCAAGGAAGATAGAGTTTCTGAGTGGCTATGGACACTCCATCGAATTG TTGTCGATGTTGTGAGGACAGATAGTCATCTTGAGTTTTATGGGGACTCAAAAAATATGGCCAGAATGTCAGATATTCTTGCTGTCTATGCATGGGTTGATCCAGCCACTGGGTACTGCCAAG GAATGAGTGATTTGCTTTCTCCCTTTGTTGTACTTTATGAGGACAATGCTGATGCTTTTTGGTGCTTTGAGATGCTTCTCCGAAGAATG CGTGAAAATTTTCAGATGGAAGGGCCAACTGGAGTCATGAAACAATTACAGACATTATGGAAGATCTTGGAACTAATAGATGCAGAAATTTTTGGACATCTTAGACTCATAGGTGCTGAAAGTCTTCATTTTGCTTTTCGAATGTTGCTGGTTCTTTTTCGTCGGGAACTTTCTTTTGATGAGGCACTTCGTATGTGGGAG ATGATGTGGGCtgctgattttgatgaatctctaTGTCAGCAATTAGAGAAAATTTGTCTTAAACCATTATTTGTTCAACTCAGAGAAAGTTCGAGGGGACAGATGAGATCAGATGAGACAGAATGCAGTAAAAAAAAACTGAAGGCACGATCCCGATGCAGTAGTGGTGAATCTTTTGCACAGTATAGCAATGGGGCAAGACCGATTTCAGTCCGTTCATTTTGTGGTCTGTCTAGTGCGAATTGCTGGGCAGAGAATGATCAGCTGCAGCCTTGCAGCATGTCTGTATCAACAAGAAACAACAGTGATGGATTGCCAGTCTTCTGCGTAGCTGCTATTCTTATCATCAACCGCCAAAAGATTATGAGAGAAACACACTCGATTGATGATGTGATAAAG ATGTTTAATGACAACAAGCTGAAAATCAATGTGAAAAGATGCATACGTATGGCAATCAAAGTAAGGAAGAAGTATTTTTACAAG TTGATAAAGAAAACAAGTTCAGGACGTTTGGAGCAATGA
- the LOC135582441 gene encoding uncharacterized protein LOC135582441 isoform X2, translating into MMSDDGEDTGWMCGRAGMVNLHRVSSIVREIGEPCRYHSSAKRNKMLKPEKWQSNFASDGKIIGFQKALKLIVVGGVDASIRAEVWEFLLGCYALSSTAECRRQLRMARRERYADLIKQCQMMHSSIGTGNLAYVVGSRVMDVRTLSKDNVNGKAVTTSEYASHDAADKLDPYTDMDIDTTYLYQKKSSDNSTDLASARMSTDSAAFNYGSRNSESEINEPQYDSESLFDFPPLPVTNLFQKNGDDKRESKKHGNGTSVSEGTASKVQRMYSFQINNNVDPTTESDFPSASNNVSYFNSDSQKCVEGTKEKMLEKDVVNGLRISDIPEAAMVDKTTANGLVTKEDRVSEWLWTLHRIVVDVVRTDSHLEFYGDSKNMARMSDILAVYAWVDPATGYCQGMSDLLSPFVVLYEDNADAFWCFEMLLRRMRENFQMEGPTGVMKQLQTLWKILELIDAEIFGHLRLIGAESLHFAFRMLLVLFRRELSFDEALRMWEMMWAADFDESLCQQLEKICLKPLFVQLRESSRGQMRSDETECSKKKLKARSRCSSGESFAQYSNGARPISVRSFCGLSSANCWAENDQLQPCSMSVSTRNNSDGLPVFCVAAILIINRQKIMRETHSIDDVIKMFNDNKLKINVKRCIRMAIKVRKKYFYKLIKKTSSGRLEQ; encoded by the exons ATGATGTCTGATGACGGAGAGGATACAGGATGGATGTGTGGCAGGGCTGGTATGGTGAACCTTCACCGAGTTAGCTCTATAGTAAGAGAGATTGGAGAACCATGCCGGTATCACTCGTCTGCCAAG AGAAATAAAATGCTCAAGCCAGAAAAGTGGCAATCAAATTTTGCCAGCGATGGGAAGATTATAGGTTTTCAAAAAGCACTTAAATTGATTGTCGTAGGG GGTGTAGATGCATCAATAAGGGCAGAAGTCTGGGAATTTCTACTTGGTTGTTATGCTTTGAGCAGTACTGCTGAATGTCGGAGGCAATTAAGGATGGCCCGAAG GGAACGCTATGCAGATTTAATCAAGCAATGCCAAATGATGCACTCAAGCATTGGTACTGGTAACCTTGCCTATGTTGTTGGGTCCAGAGTCATGGATGTAAGGACTCTATCTAAAGATAATGTTAATGGGAAAGCAGTGACTACAAGTGAGTATGCTTCTCATGATGCTGCTGATAAGCTGGATCCATATACTGATATGGATATTGATACAACATATTTGTATCAAAAGAAGAGCTCTGATAATTCAACTGATTTAGCCAGCGCCAGGATGAGCACTGATAGCGCTGCTTTTAATTATGGTTCAAGAAACTCAGAGAGTGAAATTAATGAACCACAGTATGACAGCGAGAGTCTTTTTGATTTTCCTCCGCTTCCTGTAACTAATTTATTTCAGAAAAATGGTGATGATAAGAGAGAAAGTAAGAAGCATGGTAATGGTACTTCTGTTTCTGAAGGTACAGCGTCGAAGGTTCAACGCATGTATAGCTTCCAAATTAACAACAATGTGGATCCGACTACAGAATCAGATTTTCCGTCTGCAAGCAACAATGTTTCTTACTTCAATTCAGATTCTCAAAAGTGTGTTGAAGGGACAAAAGAAAAGATGTTAGAAAAGGATGTTGTCAATGGGTTGCGGATATCAGACATTCCAGAGGCAGCTATGGTAGACAAGACAACGGCAAATGGATTGGTCACCAAGGAAGATAGAGTTTCTGAGTGGCTATGGACACTCCATCGAATTG TTGTCGATGTTGTGAGGACAGATAGTCATCTTGAGTTTTATGGGGACTCAAAAAATATGGCCAGAATGTCAGATATTCTTGCTGTCTATGCATGGGTTGATCCAGCCACTGGGTACTGCCAAG GAATGAGTGATTTGCTTTCTCCCTTTGTTGTACTTTATGAGGACAATGCTGATGCTTTTTGGTGCTTTGAGATGCTTCTCCGAAGAATG CGTGAAAATTTTCAGATGGAAGGGCCAACTGGAGTCATGAAACAATTACAGACATTATGGAAGATCTTGGAACTAATAGATGCAGAAATTTTTGGACATCTTAGACTCATAGGTGCTGAAAGTCTTCATTTTGCTTTTCGAATGTTGCTGGTTCTTTTTCGTCGGGAACTTTCTTTTGATGAGGCACTTCGTATGTGGGAG ATGATGTGGGCtgctgattttgatgaatctctaTGTCAGCAATTAGAGAAAATTTGTCTTAAACCATTATTTGTTCAACTCAGAGAAAGTTCGAGGGGACAGATGAGATCAGATGAGACAGAATGCAGTAAAAAAAAACTGAAGGCACGATCCCGATGCAGTAGTGGTGAATCTTTTGCACAGTATAGCAATGGGGCAAGACCGATTTCAGTCCGTTCATTTTGTGGTCTGTCTAGTGCGAATTGCTGGGCAGAGAATGATCAGCTGCAGCCTTGCAGCATGTCTGTATCAACAAGAAACAACAGTGATGGATTGCCAGTCTTCTGCGTAGCTGCTATTCTTATCATCAACCGCCAAAAGATTATGAGAGAAACACACTCGATTGATGATGTGATAAAG ATGTTTAATGACAACAAGCTGAAAATCAATGTGAAAAGATGCATACGTATGGCAATCAAAGTAAGGAAGAAGTATTTTTACAAG TTGATAAAGAAAACAAGTTCAGGACGTTTGGAGCAATGA
- the LOC135592685 gene encoding uncharacterized protein LOC135592685 encodes MGASANPSGNPDGANGGPLSGGGGGGGGGASVPGNPSNGTMAAGAAVAGPAQALKHDPGLSIEWSSEEQAILEEGLSKYASESIIVRYAKIATQLRDKTVRDVALRCRWLTKKENSKRRKEDHNLTRKSKDKKERVTETSAKSSAHLGTRPNVLLYTPPMLPVDDDDISYTAIGGQTGELLENNAETFTKISANFANLRMQDNINLFCQTRDNILAILKDLNDMPEIMKQMPPLPVKLNEELANSILPRTTMPM; translated from the exons ATGGGAGCCAGCGCAAACCCGTCGGGGAACCCGGATGGAGCCAACGGCGGTCCCTTATCTggaggcggcggtggcggaggtgGTGGCGCGTCGGTTCCCGGAAACCCTAGCAATGGCACCATGGCGGCGGGGGCGGCAGTAGCAGGGCCCGCGCAGGCGCTGAAGCATGACCCGGGGCTGTCGATTGAGTGGTCCTCGGAGGAGCAGGCCATCTTGGAAGAAGGGCTTAGCAA ATATGCATCTGAATCAATCATAGTGCGTTATGCAAAAATTGCCACTCAGTTACGGGACAAGACAGTCCGTGATGTGGCCTTGCGGTGCAGATGGCTGACG AAAAAGGAGAACAGTAAGAGAAGGAAAGAGGATCATAACTTGACAAGGAAAAGTAAAGATAAGAAG GAGAGAGTTACAGAAACTTCTGCTAAATCATCAGCGCACCTTGGGACACGACCTAATGTTCTTCTGTATACTCCGCCAATGCTTCCTGTGGATGATGATGATATTTCATATACAG CAATTGGTGGTCAAACAGGAGAGCTTCTTGAGAATAATGCAGAGACCTTCACTAAAATATCGGCAAACTTCGCTAACTTAAGG ATGCAGGATAACATCAATTTATTTTGCCAAACGCGGGACAACATACTTGCAATCTTGAAAGA TTTGAATGATATGCCTGAAATAATGAAGCAGATGCCACCACTTCCGGTGAAGTTAAATGAAGAGCTTGCCAACTCAATCCTGCCGAGGACAACCATGCCAATGTAG
- the LOC103997472 gene encoding uncharacterized protein LOC103997472, producing MAAVLVPGVLLKLLRHMNADAKVGVEHCSSVLQVVSIVPALAGGELYPNQGFYLRVSDSSHATFVSLPDEQVDLILSDEIQLGQFIHVDRLEAASPVPILRGVMPLPGRHPFVGKPQDLVATCSSGLLGSEKSKVSHGSSGNANDDPPSAKEKNKSGKLEDGSKVVVVEKKKSSLSRSSSSLSKQLTSSDVEKKEVHHVRSRSLNLRSVPSSPSDCFPSPVSEKLHSEVKQQAKVNVPEKTSPSRFGLLGRAASVLKATTAGRKSSAGTLIGNLVPAFKSGSKVLRKSWEENMELKDRDNSTPRATKKEIKPETRSISAPRKNTLTTERLSHKEDSKVQTTGKKGKADADLEDHDKSIKQQPAVKKTSVSSCNLTPESSSTFVPSNVSWASLPSSLAKLGKEVLEYRDAAQRAAIEALQEASAAETLIQCMSMYAELRSSAEDDNPQQAVEQFLALFGTLTRAGLVADSLFKLAVTSPTDPLGGDPTMEEALRVSGVHRKLAAAWIHTAIATDLSAFSLYGPGASPSKHRGTTVSVVLEAPRKPASPLKPSSSSTSSAPTAVSQIKQRSSASIQKPRAPPPLPPPREWMSGQGVAEVAAVGRALRREARGWFLGFVERFLDADAAAADGPRDRDLVAGTLSQLKRVNDWLDGVGERGGDGMAEDGGVPPETIERLRRKIFDYLIAHVESAAVALGGGRHGVPASSSSRTSSVHESRSANR from the exons ATGGCTGCTGTGTTGGTCCCTGGTGTTCTCCTCAAGCTCCTCCGGCACATGAACGCTGATGCGAAAGTTGGCGTTGAGCATTGCTCATCTGTCCTCCAGGTCGTCAGCATTGTCCCTGCTCTTGCCGGTGGAGAGCTGTATCCGAACCAGGGATTCTACCTCAGGGTGTCTGATTCCTCCCATGCTACCTTTGTCTCCTTACCTGATGAGCAAGTTGACCTCATCTTGAGTGATGAAATCCAACTAGGCCAATTCATCCATGTCGACCGCCTCGAGGCAGCCTCCCCTGTGCCCATTCTTAGAGGTGTCATGCCTCTCCCTGGTCGTCATCCTTTTGTTGGCAAACCTCAAGATCTTGTGGCCACTTGTTCCTCGGGGTTGCTTGGCAGCGAGAAATCAAAGGTGTCGCATGGCTCTAGTGGCAATGCAAATGATGATCCACCATCTGCAAAGGAGAAGAACAAGTCTGGGAAATTGGAGGACGGTTCCAAAGTTGTGGTGGTGGAAAAGAAGAAGTCGTCACTCAGTCGGTCGAGCTCTTCCCTGTCAAAACAATTGACTAGTAGTGATGTGGAGAAGAAGGAAGTCCACCATGTGAGGTCAAGATCATTGAATCTGAGGTCAGTCCCTTCATCTCCATCGGACTGTTTCCCGTCGCCTGTGTCCGAGAAGCTCCACTCTGAAGTTAAGCAGCAGGCAAAGGTTAATGTGCCAGAGAAGACTTCGCCTTCAAGGTTTGGATTGTTGGGGAGGGCAGCTTCTGTTTTAAAAGCAACCACAGCTGGTAGGAAATCATCTGCTGGGACTTTGATTGGAAATTTGGTTCCAGCTTTCAAGTCAGGATCAAAGGTTCTGAGGAAGAGCTGGGAAGAGAACATGGAGTTAAAGGACAGGGATAATTCTACTCCTAGGGCAACAAAGAAAGAGATCAAACCTGAAACCCGAAGCATTTCT GCTCCCCGAAAAAACACACTCACAACTGAGAGGCTGTCACATAAAGAGGACAGCAAGGTTCAGACTACTGGAAAGAAAGGCAAAGCTGATGCTGATCTGGAAGATCATGATAAGTCGATTAAGCAACAGCCTGCTGTAAAGAAAACTTCAGTTTCCTCATGTAATCTAACCCCTGAAAGCTCATCTACATTTGTCCCCAGTAATGTTTCTTGGGCATCACTTCCATCTTCTCTAGCAAAACTTGGAAAG GAAGTACTGGAGTATCGAGATGCTGCACAACGAGCTGCTATTGAGGCCTTGCAGGAAGCTTCTGCTGCAGAGACCCTGATTCAGTGTATGAG CATGTACGCCGAGTTACGATCCTCCGCGGAGGATGACAACCCGCAGCAGGCAGTGGAGCAGTTCTTGGCACTATTCGGTACCCTCACCCGCGCCGGCCTCGTCGCTGACTCCCTCTTCAAGCTCGCTGTAACCTCACCGACCGACCCCCTGGGTGGTGACCCGACCATGGAGGAGGCTCTCCGCGTCTCCGGGgtccaccggaagctcgccgctgCTTGGATCCACACCGCCATCGCCACCGACCTCTCCGCCTTCTCCCTCTACGGCCCCGGCGCTTCTCCTTCGAAGCATCGGGGGACAACGGTCTCGGTGGTCCTCGAAGCCCCGCGCAAACCCGCATCCCCTTTAAAGCCCTCGTCTTCCTCCACTTCATCCGCCCCCACCGCCGTTTCTCAGATCAAGCAGCGCTCGTCGGCTTCGATCCAGAAGCCCCGGGCGCCTCCGCCGCTCCCCCCGCCGCGAGAGTGGATGAGCGGGCAAGGCGTGGCGGAGGTGGCGGCGGTCGGGCGAGCGCTGAGGCGGGAGGCGAGGGGGTGGTTCCTAGGGTTCGTGGAGCGGTTCTTGGACGCCGACGCGGCGGCCGCGGACGGGCCACGCGACCGCGACCTGGTGGCGGGGACGCTGTCGCAGCTGAAGAGGGTGAACGACTGGCTAGACGGCGTCGGGGAGAGGGGCGGCGACGGGATGGCGGAGGACGGCGGCGTTCCACCGGAGACGATCGAGCGGCTGAGGAGGAAGATCTTCGACTACCTCATCGCGCACGTCGAGTCGGCCGCCGTGGCGCTGGGCGGTGGCCGACATGGCgtgccggcgtcgtcgtcatcgcGCACCTCGTCCGTGCACGAATCACGGAGCGCGAACAGGTAG